In Lolium perenne isolate Kyuss_39 chromosome 5, Kyuss_2.0, whole genome shotgun sequence, the sequence ACATGCTGAGACGGTCAAATTTGTTGATCCATAGCTAAGCAGAGGTATTTAGCTAGTACTTGCTAAAAATGGACCAGGTATTACTACGAGAAAGGAGAACGAACTGTATCTGCTTGCTGGTTTCTCTGGGGAATCTTGGGACTATTTTTAGAAGACCATTCTAATTTACAGAAAAAGGGAGCTCTACCGGTGACTTGAAATCTTTGTGACCAAAGGGTGGATCTTAAATAAAACACCTCTTCAGCTTTACAAAAAAAAAAGGTGCCAAAAGAAAACTCTccagatgcaagaaggcaaacctGGACAACTTGATCAAAGGAGCATGCTATGCCAAGAAGTTTCTGCACTTGCTGAATACCATAAGGTATGGACCTTCGTGTGTCGATGAGGTTCATTACTGGGATGCATGCATCCATCGCTATTCTCCATGCGTCACCATTTTGCAAAGCTTCACCTTTCTCAACAACAATTTCTAGTGCTGGCTCACCCTTTGATGCCTTCTTTGTGTGTTTCACCCAAGACGTTGCATCAGACCCAACCCACGTAATTTTGGCCTCTTGAATTCGAGGATCACCTGTAGAGGAGAGCAAATGAAAAAATAGTTGAACTAAAAGTCCTTCACACACATATCTGTTATACACCTCCTAAATTATTAATTGAGAAGAATTAATGAGCTGAAAAGAGTACAtctatgaatttcttgagcataaaCTTGCACAAAAATTAGTGGTATCCAAAAAATGAAAAGTATATGTCTAAATCACAGCTAGAGCACTGCAAATGACAACCCCTTTAAAAATACAAAATGCCAACTGCCAAGAGAAACATGATGTTGTTTTGTAGGCCCAGATACAAATTATCCATTTTAATCACTATATATGTAAATGGTGTACCATATTCTCAGTTAAGTCCATCTTTACATAAAAAGATACATATTCATCATTAAAATGTGTCGGTATACATGCTTTGTAGGCACAGATATGAATCATCTGTTTCAATCACAATATATGTAAGATGTTGTACCATAATCTCAGTTAAGTGGCCATCTATAATCTATTACACAAAAAGATGCATATTCATCACTAAAATGTGCTGGTATACATAGTACATAGAAGGACCATCCAAAAGGAATAGGCATTAGAAGATACAAGCGTGAAAATCTACTGTTTTGGTTCTTCCTTGGGTTCAGAGTTCAGTACCCCCTAATGATCTTAACAACCAGGAACTCTGAATACAAAGACAAGGGCCAATCCTTACACAGGTACCATAAGAACAGGCATACAGAACTACCAGTCCACTGAGAACAATAGGCTCATCCAAGAACACAGTGTTGAAAAAATTAAAAGGTGAACTACGTGACTATACTGATGGAATTCTCTAATTTATATGCGAGCCAGTGTTGAAAAAATTAAAAGGTGCACTACATAAGATCTTTTTTCCAATAAGATAGGAGAACGAAATTATATTTTAACAAGAGAATGATTGTAATTTGAAATATCCAGTGAACGAAATTTCCATGGAAGAAGACTAGTTTGTGCAGCTTACAGTaccttttatgattgtatccagaagcacaccacACATAGAATCGGCTAGCACATTCACAGCTTTCTCAACGGATTCAGATAACATAGGAATGTCCTCAGAAAAAGAAAACTGCAAACATGGAACCTTCCCATCAATCGGCTTTTGTGTGAAGGAACAATCACTGCTAGGATCAAGGAGGAAAATTTACACATTAGGTTAACTCTAATAAATATCAGTAATCAGAGATTATATCACATGAAACAGACAACGGTAAATCATATAAGAATAGCAACACTGAACAGTATGCTAATAACAAAGAGTGATGATTCCCGAAACGATAATATACTGATACTACTTGTGTCCAGGCAACCATGTCCCAGCCCCAGGGGTGCAAGGTACCAAATCATTGAAATGTATATCTCCAAACTGATTTGGGATGCAGATAGAGATTGGATATACTGCAGCTGAGAACATAGTACCATAACTCAACCATGTTCTAGTATCATTATTACGGAACAGATAACCTCATGCTAAGCAAAGAACAGGCAGAAAACACTGTTCTCCCTCTGATTGCAAACAAGCCAATGTAGACATTCTATATAACTGGTGACTACTCCATGTATAAGTCGTTCAGTAACTGGCACAGTTTACTCCTTCCAATTACGCCCTTGGTGTCATGTTTAAGGGTTGCAATAAATATTCAAACAACAAGAGAAAATTGATTGTGTAAGAGAATGGGCTAGTCTATGTGGGATTATTCAAGGGCACTAAACTCATTTCATGTGTAACTTAGTTCTTGTACAAAAAGCTAAACCGGCTTCTACTATTTGCAGTTCGAGGGAGTATTAAGTACCATCAATCAATTGAAAAACATTTTCATCATTAGTTCATTACAGTATCACCTACCCTTTCTTTTTGTTATGACCGTACTACTTTAATGGAGTATTTGGGTGGCAAAGACATTGCTACTATTGAGGTTACCAATCTTCTTCTCACTTGCTGTCTCAGTTATTTTGAGTTGGTTATAAATCAATCCCAGCAGGCAGCAGCTCACCCACCGCTGGCAATTTTAATTCAGGGATGCATGTCAGTGGGTTGATTTTTGTTTTACACAATATAGTAACCACTAAAGAAAGGTTAGCAGTAGGACTTCCCTCCTCTCATACACAAGAACGTCCTTCTCCCTAAACATTTTACTTGCTAACATCTaggtattctcatcatcctcgtctCAGTTTATGTTTGCAACACAACATGCATGCATGTTAAGAAGCATGTTAAAGAATctatgtataaaacatgaaagGAAATAGTTACGAACTACATCAAATATTCAGCTCCCATGTTGAAATAAATATTACCATCTTGATCAAGAACACCAAGTATAAAATACCCTGAAGGAACATTATTAAGCCACCAACAACCAGCAACCACTACAAGCTAGGCCTACCTCTTTCCTGACCAATAACTATGTCATGTAAGATGTAACGAAAAAATGATTGCAGAGTAGAGAACAAATAGTTTACCAAGTAGAGAAAGTAATCTTTTTAAACAGGTGTGCGAGATGTCCTTTCTTCATCCCATGTTTCACAGAAACTTCTTGGCATTTATGAAGAATATCCTCGGTGCTAATGTTTGCTGTTTCTAAATGTGCCTGCAAGAAATACATAAAGCCATATGTTGATATATATCATTTACATTTAATGAAATATACTTCCCATGTGACACTgattttggatcggagggagtagaaaaCACCACAAtactttttgaaggtgaatatgaccaacaaATGCTGGAGTAGCTTCTGAAGTACCATCTAAACTTGTTTGTTTCTGATACCTGAAAATGAAAATGCCATATTCATGTCATTCAGCACAAATGACAACAAATACTAAAAACAGTCCTCTAGAGTAATTGTCGGTCTAAAGTTGAGTATGACAACAAATACTAAAATGAAAGTAACTCTAAAATTGACTGGACAGGTATACATACTCAATGCAGATATCAGTGGCACAATCTTCTAGAGTGACTTTCTTTAGACAGCCCTGTACTGCAATAGCAGCCTTTTCTTTGCAGAACTTCTTGGGACAAGAGCAGTCATTAAGAAACAGGATAACTTTTCGATCTTTCGTAtcgtttttatagttaactttggtctgaaGTATTTCCTGTTAGGTTAAGAATATTAAACAGTAGTTAGGACATAACTTGAGTTGCAATGCATATAATATTTGACTCTACAATACTTTACAATGCTATTACCTTCATCAACTCCCATGAAGTATTATTACTTTGAGAAGCATCCAAGAcagccttataagcagggttggagATTGCAGTGGCAGCTAAGACACCCACCGGTTCTCCAGGAGTTATATCACTTGGAAAATCTGTGGCATCATCTTCTCtgtacttaagttgcatgattgaattgctGCAGATGTTTCTCACAGTTCCATCATAGCATACAACTACATCTCGCAGGATGGCCATTAGACTCTTGAACAGAGTTCCTGGTTCTGTCAACCCTCTTGAGGAGCGGatgatagtttctcttgtggatatagcatgcaccaGCTCCTCATAAGGATTGAGACCATGGAAATATGAACTTTGCACAAGACCATAAGCTTCTGGAGGATGCTGGACTTCATTTCCAACAGGTGGGTGTCTATTCACAAAATTTGAGAAACAGTCCTCCACGAGACGGCTCGAGTAGAACTTCCCCTCACGGTAGAGTTGCAGACCAACAAAGCCAAGCTGTTGAACTACTTTTGACACTGATGGGTCACTCTTTGGGTCAATCAGAAGACCAAGATGAGAGGACTTCACGACAAAATCTGAAATTTGTTGTTTGACGTCCTTTAGATTGTTGTCAACACGCATTTCCACATACTGGCCTTTCGAGGACCTTGACTGCTCCAGTACAGCGGACTGTTTCTTTATGCTTTCCTGTGCTTCTTCCAACAGAATCTTGGGCACACTAAAATCTTGCAGACTTACACTAAAACCATCCAGAAGTAAAAATTCCATCAACAAGGGCTGCAGCGCATTTAAGAATTTGAGCGCATCTCCTGGACCCTTTACACAATTAATGGAAGACACTAGATCCGAGAATGAAGCCTGGACAGATTCTTTGGCAAGATCCAGTTTTACGACAGTGCTGTCCTTGACTAGGAATCTGTCCCCTTCACAAGTCAATTCTGCTGGCAACGCACTTTGCAATATTTGTGAGATTGTCCAGTATGGCTTTGACTTGACCACAGcaggggcaggaagagaaagggaCAGAAGCATGGCCAGCTGGTTAGCAGATTCTTTTCTTAACATGGTTCTTGAAGACATGTGTTTCAGAGCTAGCAAACTGTCATTAGATAGCTGCAGGTTTATTTTcccgttgtgtgaattcgtcagttgCTTCTCCACACTGAAAAGCTCCAAGGCTTCAGCTTTTGCAGCAAGTGACTGAGGGTAATAAATATGCACACAATCACCGTCAAAATCTGCTGCAAGAGGAGAGCATATAAGGGGATTGATTTTGACTGTATGATCATCATGGATGTATACTTTAAATGCCTGGAGGGAATGCTTGTGAGTACTAGGTGGCCTGTTCAGGAACACAACATCACCATCAACGATTCTTCTACTGATCGTTTGACCCACTTTAAGTGTGGTATATCCTTTCGATCCTACAGTGATTGCATATGTTGTTTCACCATCTCTATAGGTCAAACAGTCTCCCTTGTCAACAACCTCTTGCAATCTGTTAATGTTGATGTctgtaacctgttcttcaaaagttattctttttgcCACTTCAGAAGGCAGGCCAACTACATCTACTCCAATGTAGGGATCTCCAGTAAGTACACTGCGTGATGAAAATCCTGACCCTTTGCTGATGAACAATGTCCTCATCTTATCTAACCATTGTTTTGTTGATAAATGTGATGAATCAGTGCTAATTGCATATCTCTTTGCGTCTTGAGGACCCTTCAGAACAAAAGAGTCAAGTTACCACGCTAAACTAGACACCAATGAATCTGATCAGAAAATAAATGCAAATGGCGATGATAAATTATTGTAAGCAGAGGTTCAGCACACCAAGAACACCTGTAAATGTGCAGGAGTTCTCTAGTTCTGATGGTAACAAAATACGTGGGCAAGGTCAAAAAACTGAAAGAGTTTCAACCATAAAAATTGAAGAGTGCTCAGAAAACTCTTCTTTATGATTGTCTGGAAGAAGTTTTAAAGTTTTAAAGCTCAAACGAGGATATACACGATCATACATTCATACTGTTAACATTCCTAACTTGTTTTGTAAACAAGCATCATGCCGTCTAATGCAACCAATTGTAATCCTACTTCTTAACTAGGTGATAGTTTAGAAACAAGCTTGGAAGGCCTGACTCAAACTTGGTTCATTTCAGCTAGAGCTTTTTTTATATGGATTTCAGCTAGAGCTTGTTTTGCAGCTATTTTAATTCATGCACCATGTTTTACCATGTAGACATGAATAATTAGGTTACTTACTTCAAAATCATGATACGTACCTTTGTAGTACCCCTGAGCTGTATGTATTGGCCAATAGAAAGTTGTAAATCACTTGATTCAACATCATGTGATTCGAAGTTTGGGGGACCAGCTCTTGATTTTTTAATCTgctctatcttttgaagtatcttctttaacaaagatatagagatgtcctgAAACAAGAAGCAAATAAAATATGGGACATTATTCGTAGGTACAAACCAATCAATAAAATCACGAAGATTCAGTAACCAGACTAACATAGGACATGATGCTCTGCCCATCTGTGAATTCTGGAATATAGAGGCAGTTAGGGGGTACTGGAAGATATTTCATCACATAACCAGACTGAGCGATGTATCCCCGTGCAGCTAGCTTTTTTTTCgtctcatccggaatcttcttcaGTATATTCAGAGCCTGGCAAATAATACACAAACAGATAGCAGGTTGCTATTACAAAACAAAAATAAGTGACTCCGTAAGAAATAATCAAGGGATAACTGTAGGGCCTTGGGTATGGTGATCCTTGCTTTAGACATTACCATGTTTTCAGGGGTAACGAATACATGCCACTCATGAGACTAACATTCCATGATATACCACCCTACAGATTGTAACTGTACATATGCCACTTCTGAGAGATGACAACTTCTTAGTTACCATAAAAGAAATGCATTTCCTTCTTTTTTCATCAACCATTAATTAACATGATCAAATGAAGGTACTTGGCCTTACTAACATTAACTAGTTACAGCCAAGTGATGTTATGTAAGTTCTATAAGTGATAAACCAATGCTACGTGTTTCAAAAGTAAGCGGCACAAAttaatctcttgaggaagagccaACATGGCCCAATAGTTTTATCTGAACCAAACAgggccagggaggaaaggtaattCATGTGAGAAAGATGTAAATGGAAAAACAGAAAATATATCTGGGGCACACATGCTCCAGCTAATCTTATCCAGCAACACTTCTCAAACATCCGATCTGGCACGATCCGCAATCCACTAGTCATTTGCAAATTTTTGAGTCAAAAGTACGGGAAAATCCCTGCATGTTGTACTAGTTGAGATAAGATAAGGCGATACCCTCAAAATACCATGGTGATATGGGGTACCGCTCCAGAGAAACAGAAAAGGGAAGGTGTCAGCAAATATATACTTCACATATATTTGATACCACTTGCCACTTTTGAACACACTGTGATTTTGGTACAGAAATCTCATGTGCACGACTGTACCATGATGTACTGCACCGTAATTTTCTTGAGATTCTTTGGTACGTTTCTAACGGCAAAAAAATCTGCCCGAACTTAAAGTACCTAGGTAAACCCATGCTTAGCTGGATCTTCAGCATCCAAGAAACTACAATGACATCTTGAAAACAGAACAAGATGAGATTATTACCTCTTCCGGAAGCAATATCCTATTGTGGGAGGCTCCACCATAGTGAAATCCATATTGGTCAAGAAAGTTCCAAGAACGTTCCGTCATGTGTTTCTTGGGGGGTGCTTTCAGCTCTAAACGAAATGCACCATCTGCTGTCTTGGTTTCCTTCACAGATAGTGCCGGGAGAGCCTAAATAAAGTTGAGGAACATCAGTTGACACTCATCCCATAACACGTGCCATACTGTCATAGTGATAGTGCTGGCACAAAACTAGCAGCAAAACTAAGGCTGTAAAGTAGGAAGCCATCCACACAAAACAAAATGTTACTGATGATGATCTCTGATGCCATGGTTGTTGGAAGACTTCCAAGTTTCAATAGTATAATCTCAATAGATAACACTACTGGATTATGTGTGGTGTAAGTTTTGGTGACAACATGTCACCTGCCAACATAAAATTGAATCAGGTACACTATTATGGCATTTCCCTAGGGTCTACAGATAAAAACTTCCCAATCGATGAACAACTATGTGCCTTAATTCATATCTTCAATTTGATAAATAAATAAAAAGGCAAACCTACAATCATACTTGAGATTACCAAGTCTTCAACCGGACTTTTGATTAAGTTAAGTACCAGTAAGCTAGTATTACGTGGACTAAATAGAGACCAAGGTCAAATTCAGAAGGTGTAAAGAGGAATAGAGTTGACGAGTACCCGACAGTCAGCGTAGTGACATGCCGTTACTGACACATTTTCCTTTCCATTGCTCTGTTTGCCCTGAGACATGAAATGACTTAAATCAAAACAGGGAAATCTGTGTAGAAAAATAAAAGAGTAAGGCTAAGCTATTTTGGCATAtacaaacctttcctttcttcatACGACGGCACTTCAAACATACCAAGGTCAGTAATTGCCTAAGTTCACTGACATGACATGGATGATATATAGGTACAGGCAGCTCAATGTACCCAAAATGCCCTAAAAGTTTGTATCAATTTTGTTAGTACAATAAGAGAAACAGGGATACTGGCCACTAAAGGACAACATTTGCGGCAAGAAGAAAAACTAATGAGAAATTGTTGTTTTCGAACCTTCACATTTGCCATTTTCAGAGGCACCACATGACTCGCATTTCCCTGACTCAAGTGGTAAGCCAAGGAAAGGATTCCCAAGTTGACTGGGATGAGTAACAGGGCAGTCGTTTATAGAGTAAGTACACTGCAGAAGATAAAAGGTCGCATACAGTGAGAAGAATCAAACTGATATGTTTTTAGTTGAGCATGCATCTCTACATGCCAGAATCACTAGTAAAACCATCAAAAAGGAGAACGTACTATCTCAGCCTCGGTGgataggctaagtttgatgctcttgatGGCACCTTCAGCGACCAGTACTGCAGATTGGTCCTCCTCCATCGCTCTGTAACAGGCAGGAGTAAGCAGTGTCACATATACAGTTAaaagaataaataaataaataaataaataaataagaaaGATGGGCGAACAAAAACAACCACTATCAAATAGCCTGCCATTGATTGGCAAACCCAGAGCAACAAAAAAAAAAGGACCAAACAAGAGTCAAGACTTAAGAAGTTACAGAAAACAGCAGGCATAGACGTATGGATACTTGAAAAAATCCTACCTTTTTTATTCGGAGCTGATTTAAGCAATTTGGAGCTGCAGCTGGAGGTTCGAGATGATGCAGATCCGGTCGCCGGCGTCCTGCTGCGGGTGAGAAACGGCGTGGAGGTGCAGGTTGCGGGGCCGCCTGCTGCTGCTAGGGTTAGGGTGGAAGCTCCCCTAGCTGGAAGAGGCCACCGCGTGGAGGCGCAGGTCGGGGAGAGAGGGAGGTCGACGGCCGTTGGAGGAAGAGGCCGGCGCGCGCGCGTGCGGACGGCCGGCGCCTGTGCGGGATCGAGGGAGGGCCGGCTCAACCCGGACCGACGGGCGGCGAGCTCGCGACCTCCATGCCGGTGATGCGGACCTCGCGCGTCCACTGGAGGTGCGGCGGGAGGCAAGTCGGAGACGGGATATTGGGAGGAGTCGCCGGAGACGAGatccggcgatgaggaagaaagGAGAGGAAAACGAGAAGGGTTTTTGGTGGCTCGGAGTGGGGGTTAGGGAATGTAAAAAGATCATGAATCACTCTCTCTATGTGGTGGTTATATATGATTTTGGTAATGTAGAGAAAAGAAAATGAGGAGAGAGTCTAAAATTTTAGACAGTCTAATGAATATGGCAGGCATGTATTATATACTGTATATAATAGAAATATATTATTTTGAATCTTATTTTTTAGCAAGTCTTTTTACCGAGCCACTTAAATGTGTGTAATGCACAACCATATGAGGAAAGCTTGTAACACACGGTCAACACAAAATTTTTCAATTAAAATTTGTGATCATATAAATGTATACTTCCTCCATTTCACATTTCCCCAAAATTTCTTATATTTGAAATGATGTAATATTATAATTAGTTATAAAAATATTTAAAATTAACAACTAAGCAACATAATGTCTACTATTTATTAATTGATGATAATTTTTTAAGTCCACACATATTTATGTGATTTATAAGGCTTCATTTAATGGTAGGGATATTGCTCAAAGCTTCATTTCCGTCATACTTTAGAATATGTACCAAAAATTGTTTCCTTAGTTGAAAACCTTTCTATAAATACATTATGCAACAATGTAAAAAAATCATGTGCAAAGTATGTACAACTAAACATGGTGTAAATACTAATCATAGGCACCTGAAAATGTAGTGCTCCATCATCATATGGATGcatcaaaaaaaattgaaaagagGGCAAAAGCCTTGCTCTATTTCATTAATTAAGAAGGAGGAGTTTTACAAGTTAACCGGTTACAACCCATGACCCAACAAAAGGAAAGTCTAGTCTCGCGGCATTAAGTTTTCCATACATGTGTCACACGCTAGGATCCAAAGTCTAGCCTCTACTTTGATCTTTTGGAGAATCACCGAGTGGGGAGCATGCTAGTTGTTGAAAACCCGGTCATTTCTTTCGTTCCAAATCTCCCAAGACACAAGAAGAGCAAGGGAAGCCAAATCTTTCGGCTCCGTCATCATACTCCACCAAGAATGAAGAGGTGTAGTAGGCCACTCATGGAGGCCAAGGGGTTGGAAGCCAATCCACTACTTGAGAAGACCCCAAAGGCGAATGGTGAAGCGGCAATTAACAATAAGATGGTCAACGGACTCTAAAGCCTAGTTGCAAAGCGAACAATTCCGGCCATTAGGCCACCCTCTTTTGTCCAACCGATCATTGGTCCAAAGCCTATTTTGGAGCGCAAGCCACATAAAGAACTTGATCTTAGGCGGGGCCCAAAACTTCCACACCGAGGATGTGGTCGGGGCGAGCATAGCCCCAAAGAATTGAGCCCTATATGCGGAGCTAGAGGAGTAAATGCCGCTTTCGATGAGGTTCCAAGTGATCTCATCCTTGTGGTCATCATGAATGGTGACCTCCGCAAGCTTGCTCCAAAGAGAGATGTATTGGCGGATATGCTCAAGGGTAAACTCCACGTCCATTTTGATTTTGGAGATCCACCCATTATCGGACATGGCCTTCTTGACATTCCAATTCTTCCTCGTGGAAATTTTGTAAATGAGGGGGGTCAATAGGCTTGGAGCCATTGAGCCACGACGCCTTCCAAAAGGGAGTCTTCTCCCCATTGCCCAAAGTGATAGTCGTGGAAGCATAGAAGAGGTCCATATCCGTGTCATCGCAAGGGTTTCCAAGGCCCACCCAAATCTTAGACGGCTCCTTCCATTCTTGCCAAGGCCATCTCAAACGAAGTGCTCTAGCAAAAAAACTCGCTATTGAGGACACAGAGGTTGCCTAGGCTTTTGGGTCAACAAACAATATCCCAATTAACTTTTCATCTGCCACCGGAAACCTTATCCGTGCCCGCCCACAAAAAGGCTCTCTCAACCATCCATTTTGGGCAAAAGAGTAATGTTGGCGGGGTTCAACCAATGAAAGTTGGCCACATGGAGATCGCCAAAGAGATTAATGGCACGCATAACATCGTCCCGAATGATGCCCCAACGATGTTTGTAAAAAGCTCACGTGAAGTCGTTCGGTCTAGGGGCCTTGCCACCGGAAGAAGGTTGATAGGGTTCAAGACCTCGCCCCTCCGTGAAGCTATCACCAAGGGAGTCCAAATCCGGGTCATCAAAGTTTAGGCTGGCCCAATTGAAACCCGTCCGACGATGTTGCCCTTTGACCATGACGTCCTTGAAGTGGTAAAAATGATTTTCTATTTATGGTCATGATCGGTAATGCACCCATTGTTAAGCTTTAGACGGTGGATGTGGTTCTTCCTCCTACGCCCATTGATCTTTATATGGAAGAATTTGGTATTAGCGTCGCCCTCTCGCAAGTTGTAGATCCTCGAACATTGCCTCATGCGAGCGCGCTCAATGACCGCGAGGCTCACAACCTTCCTCTTAAGTTGGGCTCTCAAAGATAGAAGCCTATCCTCTTGCCCGATGTCCAATTGCAAAATGATGAGAAGGGCAGCGTGGTGCAACACTTTGTTGGAGGATAAGAGGCCAAGGCTCCAAGAGGACAATGCatcaaattaaaaaccaaatgacCCAACAGAGCATTGTATATGCATGAAATTTTACATTGTGTGTTCAATAAACCAGTTAAGATTGTAATGCATTTACAAGATTCATACAGGTATGAGTTTTTTGGAATAGTGGAAACTTGGTTTGCAAGTTGGAGGGCTCGGTTTAAATTGTTGAGCACTGCTTTAAGTATACTCTTCCAAAAATTAGATATTGGAAGGGGTTCTAAAATAGATACATATTTTTAGATGTTTTGATGTTATTAGGGGGTTCATCCACAGTCATACAATCTCCCGGAACTATGTCATTTTCATCATCTTTCAAGTACCGATTTATGATATTATCATCATTCCATTCCAAGCATCCTAAAATGACTTCTATTTTTCTTTTAGAATCTGTTATAAGATATCAAGTAGTAATTAGAGCTAGTTTTCAAATAGTGACACAACATGAAATAGGTGTCATGATATGGTGTCAAATACATATGTATATGTGCAGGAGTGTCGAACAAAATATCCCGTTAAGCATTTCATGAAATTTAACATGCAGAGACCACATGATGACTTGCATGATTATGGATTTTTACTAATAAAAAATTTGATATATTTCCAATAAAACAATTAATATCTATATATATCCCTCCATTTCAaaataattgactcaaatttgtctagattcgcatgtatctagacgcattttagtgtgtagataccaaATATGAGTCAATTAATTTTGATCGGGGGTAGTTTTAAGAAAATATCAACAAAACACAGTGATCGAAACTTTTTCTAACCTGGTACACCCCGCGGCCGATACTACAAAGGACAATCTTTTTCGCCAAAAAACAAGTCGTTCAAAATCATCAAATGTTTACCTAACATTTTTCTAAAACTCACAGTTGCAACAGGAAATACATTCTATTAATGTTGTCACAAAACAGcaaaaaagaaaatataaaagaattatatgtatttttaccttCTCACAACATGGCTTTCTTGTCCCTCAACCCGATGTGAACACGCATACACCATTTCCTAGGCCATATATTACAGAACATATATTATTAGAAACCAAAATGTGGTGCTGGATGTGCATGGACCATATGACTACACAACTAAGCTCAACAAACCGGCTTATCATCCGCCCATTAAAAAAATTGGCATATCATCTGCCCTCATCGTATgtaaaaggacacggatgtcgcctagagggaggtgaataggcgatttaaaacttttacgagatgggcttaacaaatgcggaataagctagcgtttactttgtcaagcccaaagcctatatactatggttcacctatgtgcaccaacaacttattctaagcaatggttcatctatgtgcaccaacaacttatgttaagcaatacaagcaagtatgtgatagcaagatatatataacttcaagcacgatggctatcacaaggtaaagtcataagtaaagagctcgggtatagagataaccgagacacgcgggagacgatgatttatcctgaagttcacactcttgcgagtgctaatctccggtggagaggtgcggtggcttagtgctcctgaACACCACAAGAGGTTCACCTTGAGATGTGGTTGCtcaatgcacaccaacgccacaaaggcctcaccccaagatgcggtactcacaccacacacaccgaacgccacgaaggcgcctcgccTAAATCtctggtgaccctcgccacaaaggcctaggtcacggttccactaagggatttccttcgaggcggaaaccggaccttacacaaagattggggcacacatccacaacttaattgga encodes:
- the LOC127300363 gene encoding DNA-directed RNA polymerase V subunit 1 isoform X1 is translated as MEEDQSAVLVAEGAIKSIKLSLSTEAEICTYSINDCPVTHPSQLGNPFLGLPLESGKCESCGASENGKCEGHFGYIELPVPIYHPCHVSELRQLLTLVCLKCRRMKKGKGKQSNGKENVSVTACHYADCRALPALSVKETKTADGAFRLELKAPPKKHMTERSWNFLDQYGFHYGGASHNRILLPEEALNILKKIPDETKKKLAARGYIAQSGYVMKYLPVPPNCLYIPEFTDGQSIMSYDISISLLKKILQKIEQIKKSRAGPPNFESHDVESSDLQLSIGQYIQLRGTTKGPQDAKRYAISTDSSHLSTKQWLDKMRTLFISKGSGFSSRSVLTGDPYIGVDVVGLPSEVAKRITFEEQVTDININRLQEVVDKGDCLTYRDGETTYAITVGSKGYTTLKVGQTISRRIVDGDVVFLNRPPSTHKHSLQAFKVYIHDDHTVKINPLICSPLAADFDGDCVHIYYPQSLAAKAEALELFSVEKQLTNSHNGKINLQLSNDSLLALKHMSSRTMLRKESANQLAMLLSLSLPAPAVVKSKPYWTISQILQSALPAELTCEGDRFLVKDSTVVKLDLAKESVQASFSDLVSSINCVKGPGDALKFLNALQPLLMEFLLLDGFSVSLQDFSVPKILLEEAQESIKKQSAVLEQSRSSKGQYVEMRVDNNLKDVKQQISDFVVKSSHLGLLIDPKSDPSVSKVVQQLGFVGLQLYREGKFYSSRLVEDCFSNFVNRHPPVGNEVQHPPEAYGLVQSSYFHGLNPYEELVHAISTRETIIRSSRGLTEPGTLFKSLMAILRDVVVCYDGTVRNICSNSIMQLKYREDDATDFPSDITPGEPVGVLAATAISNPAYKAVLDASQSNNTSWELMKEILQTKVNYKNDTKDRKVILFLNDCSCPKKFCKEKAAIAVQGCLKKVTLEDCATDICIEYQKQTSLDGTSEATPAFVGHIHLQKAHLETANISTEDILHKCQEVSVKHGMKKGHLAHLFKKITFSTCSDCSFTQKPIDGKVPCLQFSFSEDIPMLSESVEKAVNVLADSMCGVLLDTIIKGDPRIQEAKITWVGSDATSWVKHTKKASKGEPALEIVVEKGEALQNGDAWRIAMDACIPVMNLIDTRRSIPYGIQQVQKLLGIACSFDQVVQRLSTTMKTVAKGILKDHLVLVANSMTCTGNLNGFNNAGYKATFRSLKVQVPFTESTLFTPMKCFEKAAEKCHSDSLGCVVSSCSWGKHAALGTGSSFEILWNENQLKSNKEYGDGLYDFLALVRTDQEKARYTFLDDVDYLVEDNAIDDMCCLSPVLDDMPTFEDCLEEQVTEKGGPWDNGTTANARDNSWNVHATVENDSADWGGWGTEKIKDKKTVPEEPADTWADQSAKKDTDGGGGNWGKQPADQGNSSWNVPVTVENESADWGGWGTEKAKDKKTMPEEPAGLDTWPDQSAKKGTDGGGRNWGKQPADQGNSSWNVPATAENDSADWGGWGSEKGKGKSVHEEPAEINTWADQSSKKDTDGGGGNWGKQPNMPASPSVSAWGKNNSDGGDGTWEKQASSCKKDVDQASWGNEPGPLSRNTWDDKVSKPHTDAQNDSWGSVAAKTRTCTAEDVPWGSTQTSSAEHMDAQNDSWGNVAAKAASPSDNAWNAAPVSQGNENSEAKEPDAWDGWGSAQANDSSTDDLNKSSASNNSKGWKSDGWAAKESRRDQRDNLGRPPMRPVERPPRPRFELPADAKTILHEIEPIVLSVRKIFRESCDGVNLSLEDEKFIKEKILEHHPEKEKKLSSETDHIMVNKHHTFQESRCFYVVSSDGTQTDFSYIKCLDNYVRKSYAEEPAELVSQMYFQRRNRDRAPAEASQPTPAENSQATPQEVQLETPAPLAETSQATPHEAQLEAPAPLAETASQEALASPSATQQETPVATPQETLAATETINKWAEKPDSDSAWGAGASDDKWA